Part of the Streptomyces sp. HSG2 genome, CCCTGCGCAAGAAGGACGACGGGCTGCGGCTGGGGGCCGACCACTACCACGCCACGAGCGACCCCGACACCTTCGAGCGGCTGGCGGACACCTTCGACCTGATCCTCTCCACCGTCTCGGCGCCCCTGAACCTGGACGCCTATCTGAGCCTGCTGCGCACGGGCGGCGCGCTGGTGAACGTGGGAGCCCCGGAGGAGCCGGTCTCCCTCAACCTGTTCTCGGTGATCATGGGTCGCCGCACCCTCGCCGGATCGAGCATCGGCGGCATCCGGGAGACCCAGGAGATGCTGGACTTCTGCGCGGAGCACGGTCTCGGCGCCGAGATCGAGCTGATCCGCGCCGACGAGATCAACGAGGCCTACGAGCGGGTCCTCGGCAGCGACGTCCGGTACCGCTTCGTGATCGACACGGCGACCATCTGACGCCGGGCGCCCGCGGGCCGGCGCCGCCTCCGACCGCGCGACCCCCTGGCCGGGGGTCACGGACCGGGGGCGAGCGCCCGCAGCGCGGTGTCCAGCGAGCGGATCAACTCCCCGACACGCCCGCCACCGCCCGGTGCCTCGGGGTAGCGCCTCAGCACGTCGACGACACCGGGCGTGGCCAGCCGCAGCACGCCTTCCAGGTGGCTGGCGCCGACACGCGGGTCTCCCCCCTCGGCGAGCTCCACCGCCCGAGCCGCGTGGGCGCCGGCGCCCAGGATGTGCTTGACCTGCGTCGCCTTGGGGAGCGGATGCAGATAGGCGGCACCCGCCGCCGAAACCGCGGCCCACGCGGCGTCCCGCCCACCAGGGCCCTCCGCCTCCTTGGCCGCCCGCATCGCGCCCGACGCCGTGTCCCTGAGCGCCTTCCCCCGCTCGCCGCCGCCCGCGAACTCCCACGCGGCGTCCAAGGCCTCGCGAGGCCGCCGGTCCCCAGGACGGCCGGCCTCGAAGACGGCGAGCACCTCCGCCGCCGACGCCGCGGCGAAGCCGGTGATCCGGCGAAGATCCGCTCGGCTCAGCACGATCGCCGCGGGCCGCCCCGCGAGGCCGCCGGTGCCCTCGGTCACCGGTCCGAGGGAAGGGGGGCGATACCGGTCGGGCAGGCGCCCCCGGCACCCTCGAAGTCGTCCCCCAGCGCCACCCCGGTGCCGCCGATCCCGCAGTATCCGCCGGGCTCCTTGTCGAGATACTGCTGGTGGTGTGCCTCGGCCGGGTAGAAGGGGCGGCCCCGCGCGGGCAGGATCTCGGTCGTGACGGCGCCGTGGCCCGAGGCCCGCAGCACCTTCTGGTAGGCGTCGCGGGACGCCTCCGCGAGGGCGGCCTGCTCGGGGGAGTGGGTGTAGATCGCGGAGCGGTACTGGGTGCCCACGTCGTTGCCCTGGCGGAACCCCTGCGTGGGGTCGTGCGACTCCCAGAAGGTCCTCAACAGAGTCTCGTACGAGACGACCTCGGGGTCGTACACCACCCGGACCGCCTCGGTGTGCCCCGTCAACCCCGAGCACACCTCCTCGTACGTGGGGTGCTCCGTGAAACCGCCCTGGTAGCCGACGAGGGTCGTCCACACGCCTGCCGGGAGCTGCCAGAACCTGCGCTCGGCGCCCCAGAAACATCCCATGCCGAAGTCGGCGAGGCGGGTGCCCTCGGGGTAGGGGCCGAGCAGGGAGTTGCCCAACACGGTGTGGCGGTCGGGGACCGGGAAGACGGGTCGCGAGCGGCCGGGGAGAGCCTGCTCGGCGGTCGGGAGCTGGGGCGTGCGACGGTGCGGGAACATACGTCTCCAATCGAGGCTCACCCGCGACAACGCCCGGACGGCCGGGTGAATTCCGCCAGGGCCCCGGACGGACCGGGCGGGTCGCGGGACTCAGCGCGGCAGCGACGCGGGGCTGCCGCCGTTGGCCTCGTAGCCCGCCACGGCCAGGGCCCGGTACACCGCGAACTCGGCCGCCGGGTCGGCGGCGAGCGTCCACGGAACAGCGCCGACGTGCCCGTCGACCACCGTCAGCTGGTTCATGGCCTCCGCCCAGCGCTCCGCCCGCACCAGGAAGAACAGGAGCAGATGCCGCACGTGTGCCTGCGTCGGGTCGTCCGACCGCGCCGAATGGACGGCGTGCAGGGCACCGTGGATCGCGCGGCTGACGACCTCGCTCTCCCAGAATCCCCGCACCAGGGTGATGTCGGGGAGGTGCTCGAAGACGGCGAACAGCGGCAGCGCGGCCAGCAGCGACCCCCGCGGCGCGCGCGCCGCCGCCGCCTCGGCGAACCGGTACGCCAGTTCACGCGAGCCGTGCCACTTCTCGCACCAGTACCGCAGCGCGACCAGATGGGCCCCCATGTGGGCCGGAGCGCGATCGAGGATCCGCAGCCACACCTGCTCGAACTCGGCCTGGTCGTAGCCCAGCCCCCGCGCCACCGACAGCTCGACGATGTACGGGACCGGGTCGCCGGGGGCCAGCAGCGCGGCCTGGCCGCACGCCTCCCTCGCCTCCTCCATGATGATCCGGAACTCGTCCGAGCCGGGTGTCGCGGTCCGCCAGGCCTGCTGCACCAGGAACTCGGCGTGCACCGCCGCGCCGCCCGCGTCCTTCGGCGACTCGGCGCGCCACACCCGCAGCCACTGCCCGCCGGGTGCCTCGCCCGCCTCCGACGGGCGTCGGCTCAGCTCCAGGGAGGCCGCGCCCGCGAAGGCCTGGACACGCTGCCAGCGTCGCTCGCCCTCGAACTCCGTCCCGGCCAGCAACTGAAGAGCCGCCCTGTGGTCCTGGGTGCGCTGCACCAGGTCCAGGACGTCCAGCAGGTCCTGGTCCGGGCCGGGCATCCGCACGTCCAGGTCTTCCTCGGCGACGAAGCCGTAGCGCGCCGGGTCGGCGGCGTCCGGGTGCCCGGCCGGCACTTGGCGGACCGCCCCGCGCCGTCGCCTGACCACCGAGAGCAGCACGAAGCCCAACATGGCCGAGGCCATCAGGACCCAGAGAATCTCCATGCCCCAAGCGAACCAGACCGCGCCGACTCTTGGCCAACCCGCACCCTGACCTGTGGAAAACCTCGAGACCCCCCGCGCCGCGCGGGATCGGTCGACTTCCTCGCGCGGAATCGGCGGACGCGGGGCGCTCTCCGGCGCATTACCCTCGGTCTCCATGAGCGACAGGCACACGAGTCAGCACTTCGAGACGCTCGCGATCCACGCGGGCAACACCGCGGACCCCCTGACGGGCGCGGTCGTCCCGCCGATCTACCAGGTGTCCACGTACAAGCAGGACGGTGTGGGGGGCCTGCGCGGCGGGTACGAGTACAGCCGCAGCGCCAACCCCACCCGCACGGCGCTGGAGGAGAACCTCGCCGCCCTGGAGGGCGGCCGGCAGGGGCTGGCCTTCGCCTCCGGGCTGGCGGCGGAGGACTGCCTGCTTCGCACGGTCCTGAAGCCGGGTGATCACGTGGTGATCCCCGCCGACGCCTACGGCGGCACCTTCCGCCTCTTCGCCCGGGTCGCGACGCGCTGGGGTGTGGAGTGGTCGGTCGCCGACACCGGCGACCCGGCGGCGGTGCGCGAGGCCCTCACCCCGAGGACCCGACTGGTGTGGGTGGAGACGCCGTCCAACCCGCTCCTCGGGATCACCGACATCGCGGCCGTGGCCCAGATCGCCCGTGACGCCGGGGCCCGACTGGTCGTCGACAACACCTTCGCCACCCCCTACCTTCAGCAGCCGCTGTCGCTCGGCGCGGACGTCGTCGTGCACTCGCTCACCAAGTACATGGGCGGGCACTCGGACGTGGTCGGTGGCGCCCTCGTGGTGAGCGACCCGGAGCTCGGGCAGGAACTGGCCTTCCACCAGAACTCGATGGGCGCCGTAGCCGGCCCGTTCGACTCTTGGTTGGTGCTGCGCGGCACCAAGACGTTGGCCGTGCGGATGGACCGGCACAGCGAGAACGCCACGCGGGTCGTCGAGATGCTGGCCCGGCATCCCCGCGTGACCCAGGTGCTCTACCCCGGGCTGCCCGACCACCCCGGACACGAGGTCGCGGCCAAGCAGATGAAGGCGTTCGGCGGCATGGTGTCGTTCCGGGTCGAGGGCGGCGAGGCGGCGGCCGTCGACGTCTGCGACCGTGCGAAGGTCTTCACGCTGGGCGAGTCCCTCGGTGGTGTCGAGTCGCTGATCGAGCACCCCGGCCGCATGACGCACGCCTCCGCGGCGGGATCCGCCCTGGAGGTGCCCGGCGACCTCGTCCGGCTTTCGGTCGGCATCGAGAACGTCGACGACCTGCTGGAAGACCTGCGGCAGGCCTTGGCCTGAGCCGCGGGACCCACCCCCTGCCCGGGTTCCCCGCGGCATCCGCGCGCGCCGCGCCGTCGGCCCGGAGCACCGCCGCGTGACACGCCGGAGCGTGTCGGCCCGCGGGACGGCGCGCCCGGACGGCGGGGGAGCGGAGTGCCGGTGAGTCCGCCCGGTCGCCGACGGCGGGTCGTCCCCTTCCCGGGGGTGGCCCGCCGCCGCGTTTCTCAGAGCGCCCCGCCCCGAAGCCAGACGGCCAGCGCCACGGTCGCGACGCCGAGCGCCGGCAACAGCAGTCGCCGGACGATCGCGCGGCGCCGTCGGAGACGCTCGCCACGCCGGACCGCCTCCGCGTACAGGTCGGCCGGCACCGCCGGCATCGCCCGCCCGAGCAGCTCGCGCACCGCGGCCTCACGGTCGTGGCGGTTCACCGCCGCCCCCGGTGGGCCGAGCCCGGCGTGGCCCGCCGCGTCCCCTCGGGGGCGGGCCGGGGCGACTCCCGCGGCCTCGGGGGGTGGAGCAGCAGCGCGACGCTCCGGTCGCGGATCGCCCGGACCCGGTCCACCGGCATGGCCAACAGCGCCGCTGTCTGCTCCTCGGCGACCCCCTCGACCAGCAGGAACACCACGATCAGGCGCTGCGTGCCGGTGAGCCGCGCCAGTGGCCCGGACGACGCGGGTGAGGCCGCTCCGCCCGGCCGAAGGCTCCCGCGGCGACGCCAGGCGGACTCCCGAGCGAACCGGCCGGCGAGCCGGGACCGGGCGTGGACGTAGGGGTCGTCGCCGCGCAGTCGGTCCCAGCGCGCGTAGGTCTCCGCCAGGGAGCGGGCGAGCAGGCGTCGCGCCCGAGGGTTGTCGGCGGGGGGCTCGGCGGTGAGCAGGGTGGCGGTGTGTGACAGTCGCCCGGCGGCTCCGGCGACGAAGTCCTCGAACTCCGGAAGTTCGTGGGCCCCCCGCGACACGTCGTCGCGTGTCGCGCCTGTCGTTCCGCCCGTGGTTCCCACAGGACCCCACTACAGGCCGGCGCCCGGCTCGGGTCAAGGTCGCGGACGCCGCGCGGCACTCGTGTCCCGGATCACCGGCGGGTGGTCGAGGGACCGGCCGATGATCCGGGAGCGGCCGGGTGCCGGGCTCGCGAACGGGACCGACGCGGCCGGACGCTCCGGGAGGTGTCGGAACCGAGAGTTGACGTGCTCCCTGCCCTAGAGGACGGGGATTCCAGCCTGGGCCGTCTGGCCCTTCTGGTGGCTTCCTGCTTCAACGCGCTGCGCCGGGACGGACCCGGTCTTACCTGCGCTCCACGAGGCGTTTGGCCTGTCGGCGCGTCCCGCCGCCAGGATGTTGTGTGCTGCGTTGATGTCGCGGTCGTGGACGGTCCCGCACTCCTGGCAGGTCCACTCGCGGACCGACAGGGGCTTGGGGCCGTCCTTGATGCCGCAGGCCGAGCAGACCTGAGAGGTCGGTTCGAACCGGCCGATCCTGCCGAAGTGCCGGCCGTGTCCGGCGGCCCTGTACTCCAGCATGCCGACGAACTGAGACCAGCCCGCGTCGTGGACGGACTTGGCGAGCCGGGTCCGCGCGAGCCCCTTGACCGCGAGGTCTTCGACGTACACCGCTTGGGTCTCGCGGATGATCGTCGTGGCTGCACAGCCGTGACCCTACCATTTGGTCTATGACTACCGATGGCGGGTTGAGGCGTGGCAGGCACGTGGTTTCGGCAATGCACGTTCATTTGGTCTTCGTGACCAAGTGCCGGCGTGGTGTGTTCAACGACGACATGCTGACCGTGTGCGAGGCGACCATGCGGAAGGTGTGTGAGGACTTCGAGGCCGAGCTGGTCGAGTTCAACGGCGAGGACGACCATGTGCACCTGCTGGTGCACTACCCGCCGAAGGTCGCCGTGTCCGGCCTCGTGAACAGCCTCAAGGGCGTGTCCGCCCGCATTCTGCGCCGGGACTTCACCGGACGAGTGAACCAGGCGATCACGCACGGGCACTTCTGGTCGCCGTCCTACCTCGCTGCCTCGTGCGACGGCGCCCCGCTCACGGTGGTGCGGCAGTACATCGAGCAACAACGCCGGCCGCTCTAGCTTCGCTCCGCGGACCGTTCCGGCTTACCCCGCCCCGAAGGACAGGGCTTGCGCCGGCATCATCCGGTCAGGCCGGGTCCGGAGAGTCCCCGGCGGTCGTTTCGGACGTCGCCATCCGGGCGGAGAGCGCCCCGTTGAAGCGGGTGAGGAGTGCGCAGAACGCCCCGCGCTCCTCCTCCGTCCAGTCCTCGGTCAGCTCGGCCATCAGCGCGCGTCGCGAGGTGCGCACCTCCGCCAGCCGCGCCTCCCCTCGTGGCGACAGCCGGAGGACCACCGCGCGGCCGTCCTCGGGATGGGAGGTCCGCCTGACCAGCCCGCCCTCGACCAGCGGCGCGACCTGACGGGTCACCGTGGAGGAGTCGATGCCCATGCCGGCGGCGAGTGCCTTGACGCCCATCGGCCCCTCGTCGGCCAGGCGGTTGAGCAGCAGGTAGGCGGCGCGGTCCATCGAGTGCCGGACCCGCGCGACGCCACCGAGTCGGGTCTGCTCGGCGCGACGGGCGAAGAGGGCCACCTCGTGCTGGAGCGTGTCGAGCAGGCCGGTCTCGCCACCGGTGGTCATGTCCGTGGACATATCGGGTGTTGTGGGCATCGCCGGGGGCTCGCTTCGTGGAGACTGCGGGTCGTGGGACAGCGTACGCGGCCGGGTGACATGTCGTACCGGTGCTGTGCGAATCGGGCGGCACGCGGAGGAGGCGTGCCGCCGGTCCGAGCCGGCGGACTGCGATGCTTGAGGTACTGGCCTCCTTCCCCGCCGAAGGAGGCGGACCGCGGCTCGCGCCGTAGGGGTCCGCTTCGTCGCCGCCCGCCCGGAGTGCTCCGTTGAGGTCTCGCACCGGCTCCACAGACAGACGCCGTCGACCCGACGGCCGGCACGTGCCTCGCCGCGTCCACGTCCCGGTCGTGAGTCCTCCCGCCGCCGCGCGCCCGGACCCGGACGCTGAACGCGGTCTCGTCCCGCACGGTGCCGCGAGCGGAGCGCGGCCCGAACGGCGACGCCCCCTCCGGGCGCGCGTATCGAGGGCGGACGCCGGTCCACCCTGGCGGCGACCCGTCCTTCCCCACCCCGTTCCGCGGGAGCCCTGTTCCCTCTCCCGGCCGAATCCGGGGCGTCCACGAAGGAAGACCCGATGAGCCACCGCACGGACGGGCCCGTCGGGCCCGTGACCCTCGACGACGTCCGCGGCGCGCGCAAGTCGCTGGCGGGGGTGGCCCGGGTGACGGCGATGGAGGGCAGCCGCCACCTGTCCCGTCTCGTCGGCTCTCCCGTGCTCCTGAAGTGCGAGAACCTTCAGCGGGGCGGTTCGTTCAAGTTGCGTGGCGCCTATGTGCGGATCGCCGGGCTGTCGCCCGAGGAGCGGTCCGCCGGGGTGGTCGCGGCGAGCGCGGGAAACCACGCGCAGGGGGTGGCGCTGGCGTCCTCGCTCCTCGGAGTCGCCGCGACGGTGTTCATGCCGGAGGGCGCCCCACTGCCCAAGGTCAGCGCCACCCGCGACTACGGGGCGGAGGTCCGACTGCGCGGTCGGGCCCTCGACGAGACGCTGGAGGCGGCACGCGAGCACGCGGAGCGCACGGGAGCGGTGTTCATCCACCCCTTCGACCATCCGGACATCGTCGCGGGACAGGGCACCGTCGGCCTGGAGATCCTGGAGCAGTGCCCCGAGGTGCGCACCGTCGTGGTCGGTGTGGGCGGCGGTGGACTGGTCGCGGGGATCGCGGTCGTGGTCAAGACGCTCCGGCCGGACGTGCGCCTGGTCGGCGTGCAGGCGGAGGGCGCGGCGGCGTTCCCGCCGTCCCTGGCGGCCGGACGCCCGGTGTCGATCGAGCGTCCGACGACCATGGCCGACGGCATCCGGGTGGGACGGCCCGGAGACGTGCCGTTCGCGATCGTCGACCGGTCGTTGGACGACCTCCGCGTGGTCGGCGAGGACGATCTGTCCGCGGCGCTGTTGCTCTGCCTGGAGCGGGCCAAGCTTGTCGTCGAGCCGGCCGGGGCGAGCCCCGTGGCCGCCCTGCTCGCCGACCCGAAGGGTTTCGACGGCCCCGTGGTGGCGGTGCTCTCCGGCGGCAACGTCGACCCGGTGCTCATGCAGCGGGTGCTGCGGCACGGCATGGCCGCCCAAGGCCGATACCTGGCCGTGCGCCTGCGGCTGACCGACCGGCCCGGTGCCCTGGCCACGCTGCTCGCGGTGCTCTCCTCGACCGACGCCAACGTCCTCGACGTGGGTCACGTCCGCACCGACCCCCGTCTGGGCCTGGCGGAGGTGGAGGTGGAGTTGCACCTGGAGACCCGGGGTCCGAAGCACTGCGCGGAGGTCGAACGGGCCCTGCGTGGCGCCGGTTACACCGTCCTCGCGTAGGCGCTCGGCCCGGTCGCGGCGGCGGTCCGGAACCGGCCCTGTCCAGGCGGCGGCACGGCCGGGAAAGTGGCGCCGACGACGCCGAGTCGGGGCCGGCCGGGTGCGCTCCCGGCCCGGCGCCTCCCGCCCGTCCGGCGGCGACGACGGGCGGGAGGCGCCGTCCGACCCTAGGCTTTGCCCATACTTCCCCGTGACGTGGAGACAGCTATGCCGGGCGCCATTCACGCCGAGGGTCTGGTCAAGACCTTCGGCGAGGTACGGGCTCTGGACGGAGTCGACCTCGACGTGCCCGAAGGCACCGTCCTCGGGTTGCTCGGCCCGAACGGCGCCGGGAAGACGACCGCGGTTCGCTGTCTGACCACACTGCTGCGGCCCGACAGCGGGACGGCGACCGTCGCGGGACTCGACGTCCTGCGACAACCCGACGCCGTCCGGAGGTCCATCGGCCTGTCCGGCCAGTTCGCCGCCGTCGACGAGTACCTCACCGGCCGCGAGAACCTCCACATGGTGGGCCGCCTCTACCAGATGCGATCCCGGGCGGCGAAGGTGCGCGCCGGGGAACTCCTGGAACAGTTCCACCTCGCCGAGGCGGCCGACCGCCCCGCCAAGACCTACTCCGGCGGGATGCGTCGCCGGCTCGACCTCGCCGCCGCCCTGGTGGTGTCGCCGCCGGTGATGTTCATGGACGAGCCGACCACCGGCCTCGACCCGCGCAACCGCCAGGAACTGTGGGTGGTGATCAAGCGACTCGTCTCCGGGGGCACGACGCTCCTGCTCACCACGCAGTA contains:
- a CDS encoding cystathionine gamma-synthase — protein: MSDRHTSQHFETLAIHAGNTADPLTGAVVPPIYQVSTYKQDGVGGLRGGYEYSRSANPTRTALEENLAALEGGRQGLAFASGLAAEDCLLRTVLKPGDHVVIPADAYGGTFRLFARVATRWGVEWSVADTGDPAAVREALTPRTRLVWVETPSNPLLGITDIAAVAQIARDAGARLVVDNTFATPYLQQPLSLGADVVVHSLTKYMGGHSDVVGGALVVSDPELGQELAFHQNSMGAVAGPFDSWLVLRGTKTLAVRMDRHSENATRVVEMLARHPRVTQVLYPGLPDHPGHEVAAKQMKAFGGMVSFRVEGGEAAAVDVCDRAKVFTLGESLGGVESLIEHPGRMTHASAAGSALEVPGDLVRLSVGIENVDDLLEDLRQALA
- a CDS encoding RNA polymerase subunit sigma-70 → MSRGAHELPEFEDFVAGAAGRLSHTATLLTAEPPADNPRARRLLARSLAETYARWDRLRGDDPYVHARSRLAGRFARESAWRRRGSLRPGGAASPASSGPLARLTGTQRLIVVFLLVEGVAEEQTAALLAMPVDRVRAIRDRSVALLLHPPRPRESPRPAPEGTRRATPGSAHRGRR
- a CDS encoding putative immunity protein, translating into MTEGTGGLAGRPAAIVLSRADLRRITGFAAASAAEVLAVFEAGRPGDRRPREALDAAWEFAGGGERGKALRDTASGAMRAAKEAEGPGGRDAAWAAVSAAGAAYLHPLPKATQVKHILGAGAHAARAVELAEGGDPRVGASHLEGVLRLATPGVVDVLRRYPEAPGGGGRVGELIRSLDTALRALAPGP
- a CDS encoding ATP-binding cassette domain-containing protein, producing the protein MPGAIHAEGLVKTFGEVRALDGVDLDVPEGTVLGLLGPNGAGKTTAVRCLTTLLRPDSGTATVAGLDVLRQPDAVRRSIGLSGQFAAVDEYLTGRENLHMVGRLYQMRSRAAKVRAGELLEQFHLAEAADRPAKTYSGGMRRRLDLAAALVVSPPVMFMDEPTTGLDPRNRQELWVVIKRLVSGGTTLLLTTQYLEEADHLAHDIAVVDHGRVIAQGTSDQLKARTGGERVEVVVHRRERLGDAAEVLRGFGKGGATVEEHTRMITVPVTGGVKLLAEVIRELDSRGVEIDDIGLRRPTLDDVFLSLTGHPAEEGAGNTDDPDEQAPEGAGPAGGHRAAPRDGRSDSGEGTAS
- the msrA gene encoding peptide-methionine (S)-S-oxide reductase MsrA, producing MFPHRRTPQLPTAEQALPGRSRPVFPVPDRHTVLGNSLLGPYPEGTRLADFGMGCFWGAERRFWQLPAGVWTTLVGYQGGFTEHPTYEEVCSGLTGHTEAVRVVYDPEVVSYETLLRTFWESHDPTQGFRQGNDVGTQYRSAIYTHSPEQAALAEASRDAYQKVLRASGHGAVTTEILPARGRPFYPAEAHHQQYLDKEPGGYCGIGGTGVALGDDFEGAGGACPTGIAPLPSDR
- the ilvA gene encoding threonine ammonia-lyase, coding for MSHRTDGPVGPVTLDDVRGARKSLAGVARVTAMEGSRHLSRLVGSPVLLKCENLQRGGSFKLRGAYVRIAGLSPEERSAGVVAASAGNHAQGVALASSLLGVAATVFMPEGAPLPKVSATRDYGAEVRLRGRALDETLEAAREHAERTGAVFIHPFDHPDIVAGQGTVGLEILEQCPEVRTVVVGVGGGGLVAGIAVVVKTLRPDVRLVGVQAEGAAAFPPSLAAGRPVSIERPTTMADGIRVGRPGDVPFAIVDRSLDDLRVVGEDDLSAALLLCLERAKLVVEPAGASPVAALLADPKGFDGPVVAVLSGGNVDPVLMQRVLRHGMAAQGRYLAVRLRLTDRPGALATLLAVLSSTDANVLDVGHVRTDPRLGLAEVEVELHLETRGPKHCAEVERALRGAGYTVLA
- a CDS encoding MarR family transcriptional regulator, coding for MSTDMTTGGETGLLDTLQHEVALFARRAEQTRLGGVARVRHSMDRAAYLLLNRLADEGPMGVKALAAGMGIDSSTVTRQVAPLVEGGLVRRTSHPEDGRAVVLRLSPRGEARLAEVRTSRRALMAELTEDWTEEERGAFCALLTRFNGALSARMATSETTAGDSPDPA
- the tnpA gene encoding IS200/IS605 family transposase, yielding MTTDGGLRRGRHVVSAMHVHLVFVTKCRRGVFNDDMLTVCEATMRKVCEDFEAELVEFNGEDDHVHLLVHYPPKVAVSGLVNSLKGVSARILRRDFTGRVNQAITHGHFWSPSYLAASCDGAPLTVVRQYIEQQRRPL